The Streptomyces sp. cg36 genomic interval CCATCTCGGACCGCCAGGTCTCGGTGCTCGACGCGTTCAAGTCGGCCGACCAGGTGCTGCTCTCGGGCGTCCAGGGCATCACCGACCTGATCACCACCCCCGGTCTGATCAACCTCGACTTCGCCGACGTCAAGTCGGTCATGTCCGAGGCCGGTTCGGCGCTCATGGGCATCGGCTCGGCGCGCGGCGACGACCGCGCGGTGGCCGCCGCGGAGATGGCGATCTCCTCGCCGCTCCTGGAGGCGTCCATCGACGGCGCCCGCGGTGTGCTGCTCTCCATCTCCGGCGGCTCCGACCTCGGTCTCTTCGAGATCAACGAGGCGGCCCAGCTGGTCAGCGAGGCCGCCCACCCCGAGGCCAACATCATCTTCGGCGCGGTCATCGACGACGCGCTGGGCGACGAGGTGCGGGTCACGGTCATCGCGGCCGGGTTCGACGGCGGACAGCCGCCGGCCCGCCGGGACAACGTGCTGGGCTCCACCGCCGCCAAGCGCGAGGAGCCCGCGCCGGTCCGCGCGGCCGAGCGCCCGCTGGGCGGACTCGGCACCGTGGCCCCGCGCGAGGAGACCCCGGCCCCGGCCCCGGTCGAGACCGCCCCGGTCGGCGAGCCGGGCCCGGCGCCGGTGCCGACGGCCCGTCCGTACCAGGACAGCCAGGCCGAAGAGCTGGATGTCCCGGACTTCTTGAAGTGATAGGGCGGCACGCCCTCGTGAGCGGCGCGCACTTCGCCTTCACCGACCGGTGGGGCGGGGTGAGCGCCGCTCCGTACGAGGAGCTCAACCTCGGCGGCGCGGTCGGCGACGACCCCGCCGCCGTCCGGGCCAACCGGGCACTGGCCGCCGGGGCGCTGGGGCTCGACCCCGCCGCGGTGGTCTGGATGAACCAGGTGCACGGGCGGGACGTGGCCGTGGTGGACGGGCCCTGGGGTCCGGGCGCCGAGGTCCCCGCCGTGGACGCGGTGGTGACGGCCCGTCGGGGTCTCGCCCTCGCGGTCCTCACCGCCGACTGCACCCCCGTCCTGCTGGCCGACCCGGTGGCCCAGGTGGTGGCCGCCGCGCACGCGGGCCGGCCCGGGATGGTCGCGGGCGTGGTGCCCGCGGCGGTGCGGGCGATGGTCTCGCTCGGCGCCGAGCCGTCCCGGATCGTCGCCCGGACCGGGCCCGCCGTCTGCGGCAAGTGCTACGAGGTGCCGGCGGCGATGCGCGACGAGGTCGCCGCGGTCGAGCCGGCCGCCCGGGCCGAGACCGGCTGGGGGACCCCGGCGGTCGACGTGACCGCCGGAGTGCACGCGCAGCTGGCGGCGCTCGGAGTGACGGACCGGCAGGCGTCCGGGGTGTGCACGCTGGAATCGGCCGACCACTTCTCGTACCGCCGCGACCGCACCACCGGACGGCTCGCCGGATACGTCTGGCTCGACGCCCCGGCCGCCGGGGGAGCCGAGGGAGAGGGAAGCGGACATGACGGACCGTAGGCAAGAACTCGCCGCGAACCTGGCACAGGTGGAGGAACGTATCTCCGCAGCCTGTGCCGCCGCCGGGCGCAAGCGGGACGACGTGACCCTCGTCGTGGTCACCAAGACCTACCCGGCGAGCGACGTGCGGATCCTGTACGACCTGGGCGTCCGTCAGGTCGCCGAGAACCGCGACCAGGACGCCGGCCCCAAGGCGGCGGCCTGCGCGGACCTGCCCGGTCTGCACTGGCACTTCGTGGGCCAGCTCCAGACGAACAAGGTCCGTTCCGTGGTGACTTACGCCGATGTGGTGCAGTCCGTGGACCGGGACCGGCTGGTCACCGCGCTCTCCGCCGCCGCCGTGAAGGCGGAGCGGGAGGTGGGCTGCCTGATCCAGGTCGCGCTCGACGCCCGCGCGGGCGGCCGGGGCGAGCGGGGCGGCGTCGCGCCGGACGGGATCGAGGAGTTGGCCGCCCTGGTGGCGGACGCGCCCGGGCTGCGGCTGGACGGTCTGATGACCGTGGCGCCGCTGGTCGGGGAGTACGCGGGCCGGGAACGGGCCGCGTTCGAGCGGCTGATGGTTTTGTCGACTGACCTGCGCCGGGCCCATCCGGCTGCGAACATGGTGTCAGCAGGGATGAGTGCGGACCTCGATGTGGCCGTTGCGGCCGGTGCGACACATGTACGCGTCGGTACGGCGGTACTCGGAGTCCGACCCAGGCTCGGGTAACGTCGCGAAGCAAGTCGGACCACAGCAGAAAATATGGTCATTCCCACTTTTCGGTGGGCAGACCGAGTGGATCGTGGGCACTTGGTGACACTGCGGCAATGGGTGGCACTGCGACACATGGCGACAAGGGCGATCCACCACAGAGCGGAGGAATCGGAGCATGGCCGGCGCGATGCGCAAGATGGCGGTCTACCTCGGTCTCGTGGAGGACGACGGGTACGACGGCCCGGGGTTCGACCCCGACGACGAGTTCGAACCCGAGCCCGAGCCCGACCGTCGGCGGCACCAGCCCCCGCACCAGGTCGAACGGGACGAACCGGTACGAGCCGTACAGCCTCCGGCGCAGCGGGAGCCGGTCTCCCACGCGGCCGTCCTGCCCGCGGAATCCGGGCGTCCGGCGCGAATCGCCCCCGTGGCGTCCATCACACCTGAACGTCCGAGCCTGGAGAAGAACGCACCGGTGATCATGCCCAAGGTCGTGTCCGAGCGGGAGCCCTACCGCATCACCACGCTGCACCCGCGGACCTACAACGAGGCCCGTACCATCGGGGAACACTTCCGCGAGGGCACGCCGGTGATCATGAACCTCACCGAGATGGACGACACCGATGCGAAGCGACTTGTCGACTTTGCCGCCGGTCTCGTGTTTGGTTTGCACGGCAGCATTGAACGGGTGACGCAGAAGGTGTTCCTGTTGTCGCCTGCTAACGTCGATGTCACGGCGGAGGACAAGGCCCGTATCGCAGAGGGCGGTTTCTTCAACCAGAGCTGAGACACGACACCGGGAACGATCCGGCCACGGGGCCGGGGGCATTGAGAGCAAGGGGAGAGGGAAGCGCGGGATGGGCGTCGCACTGGATGTGGTCTACATCGCGCTGATGTGCTTCCTCATCGTGCTGATCTTCCGGCTCGTCATGGACTACGTATTGCAGTTCGCACGTTCATGGGAACCCGGCAAGGCGATGGTGGTCGTTCTTGAGGCCACTTACACTGTCACCGATCCACCGCTCAAGCTTCTGCGGCGGTTCATCCCGCCGTTGCGTCTCGGGGGCGTGGCACTCGACCTGTCCTTCTTCGTTCTGATGATCATCGTTTACATCCTCATCTCCATCGTCACCAGCGTGGGGAGATAGATGTGAGCGACACGGTCCTGCCGACTGCCGACGACTACGTAGAGGTGAAGAAGAGATGCCGCTGACCCCTGAGGACGTGCGGAACAAGCAGTTCACGACCGTCCGCCTCCGAGAAGGCTATGACGAGGACGAGGTCGATGCCTTCCTGGACGAGGTCGAAGCCGAACTGACCCGCCTGCTTCGCGAGAACGAGGACCTGCGCGCCAAGCTGGCCGCCGCGACGCGCGCCGCCGCGCAGAACCAGCAGCAGCAGGGCATGCGCAAGCCCGAACCCCAGGACCAGCGAGGCCCGGGCGCCCCGGTGCCCGCCGCCATATCCGGACCGCCGCAGGTGCAGCAGCAGCCGCAGATGGGGCCGCCCCAGCTGCCGAGCGGCGCCCCGCAGCTCCCGGCCGGCCCCGGTGGCCACGGCCCGCAGGGCCAGCACGGCCAGAACCCGATGGGCCAGAACCAGCTCGGCCAGGGCCCCATGGGCCAGGGTCCGATGGGGCAGAACCCGATGGGGCAGAACCAGCTCGGCCAGGGCCCGATGGGCCAGGGTCCCATGGGTCAGGGTCCGATGGGGCAGAACCCGATGGGCCAGAACCAGCTCGGCCAGGGCCCCATGGGCCAGCCGATGGGCGGCCCCATGGGCGGCCACGGCCCGCAGCTGTCGCAGCCCGGCCAGGGCCCCGGCGGCGACAGCGCCGCCCGTGTCCTCTCGCTGGCCCAGCAGACCGCCGACCAGGCGATCGCCGAGGCCCGCTCCGAGGCCAACAAGATCGTCGGTGAGGCCCGGTCGCGCGCCGAGGGTCTGGAGCGGGACGCCCGCGCCAAGGCCGACGCGCTGGAGCGGGACGCGCAGGAGAAGCACCGCGTCGCGATGGGCTCGCTGGAGTCCGCCCGCGCCACGCTGGAGCGCAAGGTCGAGGACCTGCGCGGCTTCGAGCGCGAGTACCGCACGCGTCTGAAGTCCTACCTGGAGTCGCAGCTGCGTCAGCTGGAGACCCAGGCCGACGACTCGCTGGCGCCGCCGCGCACCCCGGCGACCGCGTCGCTGCCGCCGGCCCCGCAGATGAGCGGGTCCA includes:
- a CDS encoding YggS family pyridoxal phosphate-dependent enzyme, which produces MTDRRQELAANLAQVEERISAACAAAGRKRDDVTLVVVTKTYPASDVRILYDLGVRQVAENRDQDAGPKAAACADLPGLHWHFVGQLQTNKVRSVVTYADVVQSVDRDRLVTALSAAAVKAEREVGCLIQVALDARAGGRGERGGVAPDGIEELAALVADAPGLRLDGLMTVAPLVGEYAGRERAAFERLMVLSTDLRRAHPAANMVSAGMSADLDVAVAAGATHVRVGTAVLGVRPRLG
- a CDS encoding YggT family protein encodes the protein MGVALDVVYIALMCFLIVLIFRLVMDYVLQFARSWEPGKAMVVVLEATYTVTDPPLKLLRRFIPPLRLGGVALDLSFFVLMIIVYILISIVTSVGR
- a CDS encoding DivIVA domain-containing protein; translated protein: MPLTPEDVRNKQFTTVRLREGYDEDEVDAFLDEVEAELTRLLRENEDLRAKLAAATRAAAQNQQQQGMRKPEPQDQRGPGAPVPAAISGPPQVQQQPQMGPPQLPSGAPQLPAGPGGHGPQGQHGQNPMGQNQLGQGPMGQGPMGQNPMGQNQLGQGPMGQGPMGQGPMGQNPMGQNQLGQGPMGQPMGGPMGGHGPQLSQPGQGPGGDSAARVLSLAQQTADQAIAEARSEANKIVGEARSRAEGLERDARAKADALERDAQEKHRVAMGSLESARATLERKVEDLRGFEREYRTRLKSYLESQLRQLETQADDSLAPPRTPATASLPPAPQMSGSMASAGAGAMGGHTMGGQPSMGNGPSYGGQQQMSPAMTQPMAPVRPQGPSPMQQAPSPMRGFLIDEDDN
- the ftsZ gene encoding cell division protein FtsZ, with the translated sequence MAAPQNYLAVIKVIGVGGGGVNAINRMIEVGLKGVEFIAINTDAQALLMSDADVKLDVGRELTRGLGAGANPAVGRKAAEDHREEIEEVLKGADMVFVTAGEGGGTGTGGAPVVANIARSLGALTIGVVTRPFTFEGRRRANQAEDGIAELREEVDTLIVIPNDRLLSISDRQVSVLDAFKSADQVLLSGVQGITDLITTPGLINLDFADVKSVMSEAGSALMGIGSARGDDRAVAAAEMAISSPLLEASIDGARGVLLSISGGSDLGLFEINEAAQLVSEAAHPEANIIFGAVIDDALGDEVRVTVIAAGFDGGQPPARRDNVLGSTAAKREEPAPVRAAERPLGGLGTVAPREETPAPAPVETAPVGEPGPAPVPTARPYQDSQAEELDVPDFLK
- a CDS encoding cell division protein SepF — translated: MAGAMRKMAVYLGLVEDDGYDGPGFDPDDEFEPEPEPDRRRHQPPHQVERDEPVRAVQPPAQREPVSHAAVLPAESGRPARIAPVASITPERPSLEKNAPVIMPKVVSEREPYRITTLHPRTYNEARTIGEHFREGTPVIMNLTEMDDTDAKRLVDFAAGLVFGLHGSIERVTQKVFLLSPANVDVTAEDKARIAEGGFFNQS
- the pgeF gene encoding peptidoglycan editing factor PgeF; translation: MSGAHFAFTDRWGGVSAAPYEELNLGGAVGDDPAAVRANRALAAGALGLDPAAVVWMNQVHGRDVAVVDGPWGPGAEVPAVDAVVTARRGLALAVLTADCTPVLLADPVAQVVAAAHAGRPGMVAGVVPAAVRAMVSLGAEPSRIVARTGPAVCGKCYEVPAAMRDEVAAVEPAARAETGWGTPAVDVTAGVHAQLAALGVTDRQASGVCTLESADHFSYRRDRTTGRLAGYVWLDAPAAGGAEGEGSGHDGP